Proteins encoded within one genomic window of Agelaius phoeniceus isolate bAgePho1 chromosome Z, bAgePho1.hap1, whole genome shotgun sequence:
- the MLANA gene encoding melanoma antigen recognized by T-cells 1 translates to MPRRYNHLDSNHFRGKGHVYFAVEEALGIGLFILVLAILLAFGCWYYKRRSGYKSLQSKSSSVSTIRNVVGEGEILDCKMALQDYRDFNSVVPDAPPAYDKIAADQSPPPYSP, encoded by the exons AACCACCTGGACAGCAACCACTTTAGAGGGAAAGGACATGTCTATTTTGCAGTGGAAGA AGCTCTGGGTATTGGACTTTTCATTTTGGTGCTGGCAATTTTACTTGCCTTTGGCTGCTGGTATTACAAAAGACGTAGTGGCTACAAAAGTCTGCAG AGCAAAAGCTCTAGTGTGAGCACAATACGAAACGTGGTAGGTGAGGGAGAAATACTGGACTGCAAAATGGCTCTGCAGGACTACAGAGACTTTAATTCTGTG GTACCTGATGCTCCACCAGCTTATGACAAAATTGCTGCAGATCAGTCACCACCACCTTATTCACCATGA